A window from Acidimicrobiia bacterium encodes these proteins:
- a CDS encoding response regulator transcription factor, which yields MNKPKILVVDDERAVAFLLTRSLESAGCEVTALADGLEAYERALAERFDVILIDHLLPGLLGQEVVQRWRQAGLATPVIIVSGVSNEEDIVRSLESGASDYVRKPFSVREIIARVKVQIRDRPQNG from the coding sequence ATGAACAAACCAAAGATTCTCGTCGTCGACGATGAACGGGCTGTTGCCTTTCTGTTGACGCGCTCCCTTGAGTCGGCCGGTTGTGAGGTGACTGCCCTCGCCGACGGTCTCGAGGCATACGAGCGCGCGTTGGCCGAACGATTCGATGTCATTCTGATTGATCATCTTTTGCCGGGACTGCTCGGCCAGGAAGTCGTGCAACGGTGGCGCCAGGCCGGCCTGGCAACCCCGGTCATCATCGTCTCGGGGGTCTCGAACGAAGAAGACATTGTGCGTTCACTCGAGTCAGGCGCCTCCGACTACGTTCGGAAACCCTTTTCGGTTCGGGAGATCATTGCCAGAGTGAAGGTGCAAATCCGCGATCGGCCTCAGAATGGCTGA
- a CDS encoding HEAT repeat domain-containing protein: MADLAVAVFIGLGGLVIIAAVSLFLLKAVSGARRRRIAARRARFVDLVGELIVRGDPGSRNFRRYAGDPEFRSVVLEYMRMLQGDDRLRLLTAARDMGLVDRFLKGLRSKDRDERVSAVEALGEIGDPTTVTDLVFMLHDIVPEIQVQAAPALAHIGDPSSVKSLLAGMEQQDEWHAQRIADALYSFGREAVPEMARYLQGTGRYRPLIARTLGLIGDIRAEGSLIQALSSSDADLRMRAAAALGRAGTPRAVPSLLELLADKQWEVRAQAASALGRRTDRQAIPWLRRALSDQSWWVRHNAAAALVEVPGGNEALRSSLGHPDPYARDAAAAVLLSSGVAGEAVEALRSTEPTDRLAAEDLISSLVQAGKAEFFLVAGLNPEYVDALRMRV; encoded by the coding sequence ATGGCTGATCTGGCAGTGGCAGTTTTCATCGGCCTCGGCGGGTTGGTCATCATCGCCGCCGTCTCTCTCTTCCTTCTGAAGGCAGTGAGCGGGGCTCGCCGTCGCCGGATTGCAGCCCGGCGGGCCAGATTCGTCGATCTGGTCGGAGAGCTCATAGTCCGCGGTGACCCCGGATCTCGAAATTTCCGTCGATACGCCGGTGATCCGGAGTTTCGATCCGTGGTGCTCGAATACATGCGCATGCTCCAGGGAGACGATCGACTCCGGTTGCTCACGGCGGCCCGTGACATGGGATTGGTCGACCGTTTCCTCAAGGGATTGCGGTCAAAAGACCGGGACGAACGGGTGAGTGCCGTCGAGGCGCTCGGCGAAATCGGAGACCCCACGACCGTTACCGATCTCGTGTTCATGCTGCACGACATCGTTCCCGAGATCCAGGTGCAGGCGGCTCCGGCGCTGGCTCACATCGGCGACCCGAGTTCCGTCAAGAGCCTCCTGGCCGGCATGGAGCAGCAGGACGAGTGGCATGCCCAACGGATAGCCGACGCGCTCTACTCGTTCGGACGCGAGGCGGTGCCCGAGATGGCCCGCTATTTGCAAGGGACCGGTCGATACCGGCCTTTGATCGCCCGAACGCTTGGACTCATCGGTGACATTCGGGCCGAAGGATCGCTGATTCAGGCGCTGTCTTCGTCCGACGCCGACCTGAGAATGAGGGCAGCTGCCGCGCTCGGGAGAGCCGGAACTCCCCGCGCGGTGCCCTCATTGCTGGAGCTTCTCGCAGACAAACAGTGGGAGGTCCGCGCCCAGGCCGCCTCGGCGCTTGGCCGCCGGACCGACCGTCAGGCCATACCCTGGCTCCGGAGAGCACTCAGTGACCAGTCCTGGTGGGTCCGGCACAATGCTGCCGCAGCCCTGGTCGAGGTGCCAGGCGGAAACGAGGCCCTCCGTTCCTCGCTGGGACATCCCGACCCGTATGCACGCGATGCGGCGGCCGCGGTACTGCTGTCGTCCGGGGTCGCCGGTGAAGCGGTTGAAGCGCTCCGTTCAACAGAACCAACCGACCGGCTAGCCGCCGAGGATCTCATTTCCTCCCTGGTTCAAGCCGGGAAGGCAGAGTTCTTCCTGGTCGCTGGTCTCAATCCCGAGTATGTCGACGCCCTCCGGATGCGGGTCTGA
- a CDS encoding glycosyltransferase family 2 protein: protein MLHTIVQTFNFFIIFYVILMQIQILFVATMSYRALASDRFVTRHGRIQDMITSDTTPPISIVIPAYNEATGIADSVRSMAMLHYPNMEIIVVNDGSKDETVQRMIEAFDMVPIDFPFRNAIPTQEIRRLYKSRLPHPVVLVDKENGGKSDAINAGINVSKYPYFMATDAEMVLESEALIHAARHFVEDRERTVAVGGNVRPLNGCEVRLGKVTKVSLPRTAIEMAQVVEYIRSFLSARPGWSRMGSLLIISGAFGIFSKAAVTEVGGFRNDHLGEDMEMTMRLHRHFRRKKQDYRIVYSADAVAWTEVPVTWNVLKKQRVRWHRGLIQVIWQYKGMIFNPRYGFVGMVAWPSFIAFEFIAPVLEFTGWILIPISLLTGFLNPEVAVPLILIAFLLGTANSIASLFLDDRFGYYSDGRSTLRLLMYTLGEHLGLRQRSVWWRVRSLFWNPKKKVWGDMQRTGVGNLGSKTGPQPGTLRNVPPAASVPGPPGES from the coding sequence ATGCTCCACACCATCGTTCAGACGTTCAACTTCTTCATCATCTTTTACGTCATCCTGATGCAGATTCAAATCCTTTTTGTGGCAACGATGTCCTATCGCGCCCTGGCTTCCGACCGGTTCGTGACCCGGCACGGTCGCATTCAGGACATGATCACCTCAGATACCACTCCGCCGATTTCGATCGTTATCCCGGCGTACAACGAAGCGACCGGGATCGCCGACTCGGTTCGGTCCATGGCGATGCTGCACTATCCCAATATGGAAATCATCGTCGTCAACGACGGTTCGAAGGACGAAACGGTTCAGCGGATGATCGAAGCCTTCGATATGGTGCCGATCGACTTTCCGTTTCGTAATGCCATCCCCACGCAGGAGATACGACGGTTGTACAAGAGTCGCTTGCCACATCCCGTCGTACTGGTCGACAAAGAAAACGGTGGCAAGTCCGATGCCATCAACGCCGGGATCAACGTCTCCAAATATCCGTACTTCATGGCGACCGATGCCGAGATGGTTCTCGAATCCGAAGCGCTCATCCATGCGGCTCGCCACTTTGTGGAAGATCGGGAACGAACCGTGGCCGTCGGTGGCAATGTTCGCCCGCTCAACGGTTGCGAGGTGCGCCTCGGGAAGGTGACCAAAGTCTCGCTGCCTCGAACCGCGATTGAGATGGCCCAGGTCGTGGAATACATACGATCGTTCCTGTCGGCCAGACCCGGTTGGTCCCGGATGGGATCCCTGCTCATCATTTCGGGCGCCTTCGGAATATTTTCCAAGGCGGCGGTGACCGAGGTCGGCGGCTTTCGGAACGACCACCTCGGTGAGGACATGGAGATGACCATGCGACTGCATCGGCATTTTCGGAGGAAGAAGCAGGACTATCGCATTGTGTACTCGGCCGATGCGGTGGCTTGGACCGAGGTACCGGTCACCTGGAACGTGCTCAAGAAGCAGCGGGTTCGTTGGCATCGGGGACTCATTCAGGTCATCTGGCAATACAAGGGCATGATTTTCAATCCGCGCTACGGGTTTGTCGGGATGGTGGCATGGCCATCGTTCATCGCCTTCGAGTTCATCGCGCCAGTTCTCGAATTCACCGGATGGATTCTCATTCCGATTTCGTTGCTCACCGGTTTTTTGAACCCGGAGGTGGCTGTGCCGCTCATACTGATCGCGTTCCTGCTGGGCACCGCCAACTCGATTGCTTCCCTCTTTCTTGACGATCGGTTCGGCTACTACTCAGACGGACGATCGACATTACGCCTGTTGATGTACACGCTCGGGGAGCATCTCGGGCTTCGGCAACGATCGGTCTGGTGGCGGGTGCGGTCCCTGTTCTGGAACCCGAAGAAGAAAGTCTGGGGTGACATGCAACGGACGGGGGTTGGAAACCTTGGTAGTAAGACCGGTCCTCAACCAGGAACGCTGAGGAACGTTCCCCCGGCGGCTTCAGTCCCCGGCCCGCCTGGCGAGTCGTAG
- the murJ gene encoding murein biosynthesis integral membrane protein MurJ: MTKGMGRAALIVSAGILVSRVLGLVRESVMAALLGAGTESGVYVAAFAIPDILYYLMAGGYLSITFIPILSRHLAADDEAGQWESFAAIAKPVTTVMVAVTAAAMVFSDHLVDFVYVALPRLLDSDATVALGPTELAQVAHLTRIVLPAQTFFMLGSLLAAVQYAHRRFTLPSLAPLVYNLAIIVGGVLGPSLGLDGAEGFAWGALLGSILGNFGLQLYGARQVGLRWAPGTSWRAPVIGEYLRLALPLMLGQSIAVLDAQFIPIFGQTLGESAISQVYFGRRLNMFPVGIIAQAAGVAAYPYLARLAEEGKLSELSATLTRALRYTIFAGFAAAAAAYAAAAPAVRIAYQRGDFTSTDTVAVATALAIYSLSIPLWGAHQVYSRAFYARRKMWTPVAIGTLWTVLGAGIYWWFVARYGQSGLAAASVTTMALYTLHLALSWYRQTGLAEGRSVAGVTGRSALSALLAGAVGSYTVRIVTGPADSMSLFESLTGLLVATVVVGSLYLATTRVLGGRELSELRLARRAGD; the protein is encoded by the coding sequence GTGACCAAAGGAATGGGGCGGGCCGCCCTGATCGTCTCGGCCGGCATCCTCGTCTCCAGAGTCCTCGGACTCGTGCGAGAGTCGGTCATGGCTGCGTTACTCGGGGCCGGTACCGAGTCGGGGGTCTATGTGGCGGCATTCGCCATCCCGGACATTCTGTACTACCTGATGGCGGGCGGGTACCTGTCCATCACGTTCATACCGATTCTCTCCCGTCACCTCGCCGCGGATGATGAAGCAGGTCAGTGGGAATCTTTTGCAGCCATCGCCAAACCCGTGACGACCGTCATGGTCGCCGTCACCGCCGCCGCCATGGTCTTCTCCGATCATTTGGTCGACTTCGTATATGTCGCCCTCCCCCGGCTTCTCGACAGCGACGCCACCGTGGCTCTCGGCCCCACAGAGCTCGCTCAAGTAGCCCACTTGACCCGAATTGTCCTTCCCGCCCAAACGTTCTTCATGCTCGGCTCGCTGCTGGCCGCCGTTCAATACGCCCACCGCCGATTCACCCTCCCATCTTTGGCACCGCTCGTCTATAACCTGGCGATCATCGTCGGGGGGGTTCTGGGACCATCCCTCGGACTCGACGGCGCCGAAGGGTTCGCCTGGGGTGCCCTGCTCGGGTCGATCCTTGGCAACTTTGGCCTTCAGTTATACGGTGCCAGACAGGTCGGCCTGCGGTGGGCGCCGGGAACTTCCTGGCGAGCGCCGGTTATCGGTGAGTATCTCCGACTGGCCCTCCCGCTCATGCTCGGACAGTCAATCGCGGTTCTCGACGCACAGTTCATTCCGATCTTCGGCCAGACCCTCGGCGAATCGGCCATTTCTCAGGTGTACTTCGGTCGCCGCCTCAATATGTTTCCGGTGGGCATCATCGCCCAGGCGGCAGGAGTCGCCGCCTATCCGTATCTGGCCAGGCTGGCCGAAGAGGGCAAGCTTTCCGAACTCTCAGCAACCCTGACCAGAGCCCTGAGATACACCATCTTTGCCGGGTTTGCGGCGGCAGCAGCCGCGTATGCGGCGGCGGCACCAGCCGTACGGATCGCCTACCAGCGAGGTGACTTCACGAGCACGGACACGGTGGCAGTGGCCACTGCACTGGCCATCTACAGCCTGTCGATTCCGTTGTGGGGAGCCCACCAGGTGTATTCCCGGGCGTTCTACGCCCGACGCAAAATGTGGACTCCGGTCGCGATCGGCACCTTGTGGACCGTACTGGGCGCGGGCATCTACTGGTGGTTTGTCGCCCGGTATGGTCAATCGGGCCTGGCAGCTGCCAGTGTGACCACGATGGCGCTATACACGCTCCACCTTGCCCTGTCCTGGTACCGCCAGACCGGATTAGCCGAGGGCAGATCCGTAGCCGGTGTCACCGGTCGGTCAGCTCTGTCGGCACTGCTGGCAGGAGCGGTCGGATCGTACACGGTGCGGATCGTCACCGGCCCGGCGGATTCGATGAGCCTCTTCGAGAGCCTGACGGGCCTTCTGGTGGCGACGGTGGTGGTCGGCAGTCTCTACCTGGCTACGACCAGGGTGCTGGGCGGACGGGAGCTATCAGAACTACGACTCGCCAGGCGGGCCGGGGACTGA
- a CDS encoding PHP domain-containing protein, producing the protein MAVDLHTHSRVSDGSDSPTELVANAVSARLNALALTDHDTLDGLEEAQAAADLAGVRLIRGVELSLEWTRGGMHMVVLFLSPEGLLQDRLADLQVARQTRNDRMIVLLQSLGYDITMEELIEESGGGVVGRPHMAAILVGKGYFPDPPAVFDELLATGRPGYLGRERLDPEEAIRLARASGGVPIIAHPHTLGLDTAAEYAEAMETLATAGLAGIECYYGDYARAQQEELAKTTRRFGLIPSGGSDYHGTYKEGLELGTGRGELLVPDHVLEELEANR; encoded by the coding sequence ATGGCTGTCGACCTGCACACACACTCTCGCGTTTCGGATGGGTCGGATAGTCCAACCGAACTCGTTGCCAACGCCGTATCGGCCAGGCTCAACGCTCTCGCTCTCACCGACCACGACACCCTTGATGGCCTCGAAGAGGCTCAGGCGGCCGCCGACCTGGCTGGTGTCCGACTCATTCGGGGCGTCGAACTATCGCTCGAATGGACCAGGGGCGGCATGCACATGGTCGTGCTGTTTCTCAGCCCCGAAGGCCTCCTCCAGGATCGACTGGCTGATCTTCAGGTGGCCCGTCAAACCCGCAACGACCGGATGATCGTGCTGCTCCAGTCCCTCGGATATGACATCACGATGGAGGAACTGATTGAGGAATCAGGTGGTGGGGTCGTCGGCCGGCCGCACATGGCCGCCATCCTCGTCGGGAAGGGCTATTTCCCGGATCCTCCCGCGGTCTTTGACGAGCTCCTCGCAACCGGTCGACCCGGCTACCTCGGCCGGGAGCGACTCGATCCCGAAGAGGCCATCAGGCTTGCCAGGGCTTCGGGAGGCGTACCCATCATCGCCCATCCTCACACGTTGGGCCTCGATACGGCAGCCGAATATGCTGAGGCGATGGAGACCCTGGCGACCGCCGGGCTGGCCGGCATCGAGTGCTACTACGGCGACTATGCCCGAGCCCAACAAGAAGAACTTGCCAAAACCACCAGACGCTTCGGGCTGATCCCTTCTGGAGGGTCCGACTACCACGGTACCTACAAGGAGGGTCTCGAGTTGGGAACCGGCCGGGGAGAACTGCTCGTTCCTGATCACGTCCTGGAAGAGCTAGAAGCCAACCGGTGA
- a CDS encoding peptidylprolyl isomerase, whose translation MSRSKANKEAARKQRQKQAQRKQLLATLRRFGIATIIVVVVLGLASILSSKAGPLGETYDEIRTFPVACGGNPPPEITTRQTFPEATDQGLTENATATVVTSCGTIEIALDLTTSPTAANTFAFLANQGYYNGTAAHQLLPQFVKFGDPTATGLGNPGFTFQAEKPPADFEYTRGVVALGLNETQRNDGQFFIVLADKSTRAPNFSPIGVVTAGQDVLDKIAAIKVQLGVIPEISQPAETIYIESITINP comes from the coding sequence GTGTCACGCTCAAAGGCAAACAAAGAAGCGGCCCGCAAACAACGGCAAAAACAGGCCCAGAGAAAACAGCTGCTGGCCACGCTGCGCCGTTTCGGGATAGCGACGATCATTGTGGTGGTCGTCCTCGGCCTGGCATCCATACTCAGCAGCAAGGCCGGTCCACTCGGCGAGACATACGATGAGATTCGAACCTTTCCCGTTGCGTGCGGTGGCAACCCGCCCCCCGAGATCACAACCCGACAAACCTTCCCGGAAGCCACCGACCAAGGATTGACGGAAAACGCCACCGCCACTGTTGTTACGTCGTGCGGGACCATTGAAATAGCTCTCGATCTGACCACTTCTCCGACCGCCGCAAACACTTTCGCGTTTCTTGCCAACCAGGGCTACTACAACGGGACCGCCGCCCATCAACTCCTCCCCCAATTCGTCAAGTTCGGTGACCCGACTGCTACCGGCCTTGGCAATCCCGGCTTCACCTTTCAAGCTGAGAAGCCACCTGCGGACTTCGAGTACACGAGAGGGGTGGTGGCCCTGGGACTGAACGAAACCCAACGCAACGACGGCCAGTTCTTCATCGTGCTGGCTGACAAATCGACGCGCGCTCCTAATTTCAGTCCGATCGGGGTCGTCACGGCCGGCCAGGACGTTCTCGATAAGATCGCGGCCATCAAGGTGCAGTTGGGAGTGATTCCCGAAATCAGCCAACCGGCTGAGACGATCTATATCGAGTCAATCACGATCAACCCGTAA